The following are encoded together in the Pygocentrus nattereri isolate fPygNat1 chromosome 15, fPygNat1.pri, whole genome shotgun sequence genome:
- the tspan18a gene encoding tetraspanin-18a isoform X2, with product MEGDCLSCIKYLMFIFNFFIFLGGAFLLGVGIWVLVDPTGFREIVAANPLLFTGVYVILAMGGMLFLLGFLGCCGAIRENKCLLLFFFLLILIIFLAELAAAILAFIFREHLTRSYFTKELKTYYQGSNSSDVFTATWNTIMTSFECCGVNGAEDFDQYSLFRHLNPSTVVPEACCRRNLLTNKEECLKDNMPIRNKGCYSAVVDYFETYIYMAGALAIVVLTIELFAMVFAMCLFRGIQ from the exons CTTGGTGGTGCATTTCTGCTTGGAGTGGGTATCTGGGTGCTGGTGGATCCTACAGGCTTCAGGGAGATCGTAGCAGCAAACCCTCTGCTCTTCACGGGAGTCTATGTGATCCTGGCTATGGGTGGCATGCTCTTTCTGCTGGGCTTCCTGGGCTGCTGTGGGGCAATACGGGAAAACAAGTGTCTGCTACTGTTT TTCTTTCTGCTCATCCTTATCATATTCCTGGCGGAACTGGCCGCTGCCAttttggccttcatattccGGGAGCAT CTCACCAGAAGTTACTTCACCAAGGAACTGAAAACTTATTACCAAGGCAGtaacagcagtgatgttttcaCCGCCACTTGGAATACCATCATGACCTCT TTTGAATGCTGTGGGGTGAACGGCGCTGAGGACTTTGATCAGTACAGCCTCTTCAGACACCTCAACCCCAGCACTGTGGTGCCAGAAGCCTGTTGCCGGAGGAATCTATTAACGAACAAAGAGGAGTGTCTCAAGGACAATATGCCCATCCGTAACAAG gGTTGTTATTCAGCGGTGGTGGACTATTTTGAGACTTACATCTATATGGCTGGAGCTCTAGCTATTGTGGTGCTGACCATTGAA ctcTTTGCAATGGTGTTTGCCATGTGTTTGTTCCGAGGAATCCAGTAG